The sequence below is a genomic window from Candidatus Cloacimonas sp..
TACTGAGAATTCTTTCGTAGATTGGACTTTTACCATAAAACCAACCTATGGAGTGCATAATTTTACCTTTGATGCCTGTTTCTTCTTCCAGCTCTTGAAGGGCATTTTCTTCCGGCGTAAGATTAATTTCCATATAGCCACTGGGAAGTGCCCAATAACCAACTTTCGGAGGAAAACGCCTTTTCACCAAAAGCAGTTCCTTGTTTTCATTAAATAGCACAATTGCCACTGCCGGAATAGGATTTTTGTAATAAACCCAATTACAAGCGGGACATATAGGCCTTAGTTTATTTTCAGCATCGGTTTTCAGCACCAATTTATGCCCGCAATGCAGACAGAAATTAACATCTTTGTAATTAGCAGGACTAAGTTTTTTCATAAGTTCACTAATGGAAATTAGCACCCTTTTGTCAAGCAAAACGAAGGTAATTTTTTTTACGGACATACGGATTAACGAGTAACAAAATTTATTAGGGAATGGATTGGTGGATGGAACAGATAGTCAGTTTGGCAATTTGCTCTAATAACGACATAACTCATTCCATCATAATCTGATACATAATCACTTTATCCCTCCCTGCCGGTCTGGCATATACTGCTCATTTGTTAATCGAACGCTTCCCGAATGCTTCCCGTATGAACATTCGGGAAGCGTTCGGGATACTTTTCGGCAATATAAGGGTTTTAAGTAGGAACGAAATAGGAGATCAATCCTCCTGAAATAGCTAAAAAGTAGGTAAACAAAAGATAATTGTATAGTGTGATAATTTGTGGTACTTAACGAACCATTTAGGAAATTCTTACATACTCCCCCAAAAGTTCTGATAACCTTTGGCTTATCTTTTCAAATTCTTCTATGAGAGGAAGGTTGACAAAATCAAGGTATGCAAAAATTTGGCTAATATATATTGTAAACTAAGACAAAAAACTCTGCCGAAAAACACAGGGTTACATAGCAAGAGGAGTATTAGAATGGAACCAGCTAACAATATAAGTGTTAGGAACAAAGGAATTACTTTGGGGACAGTAAGTTATGATATAACAAAAGCGTTGCCCGAAGCGGAAACCTTTTTTCGAAAAGGAACAAGGCGTGAAGCAACTCCTCGGCAATTATAATATTATGATTGCATCGGTCATTTGTTTCTTAAAGATAAACTAAAAACCAGATGGAAAAATGAGAAAATATATCGTATCTATCGTAGGGCGTCCCAATGTAGGAAAATCCACATTATTTAATCGTTTGTGTAGAAAGCGTTCTGCTATTGTAGATTTTGAAGCAGGCATAACGCGAGACCGCAAATACGAAGATGTAATCTGGAATGGGAAAACATTTAAACTTGTGGATACCGGTGGCATTGTTTTTGACAGTAATGAGACAATGGACAAAATGGTTAAACATCAAGCATTATTGGCAATTGAAGAA
It includes:
- a CDS encoding NUDIX hydrolase, which produces MKKLSPANYKDVNFCLHCGHKLVLKTDAENKLRPICPACNWVYYKNPIPAVAIVLFNENKELLLVKRRFPPKVGYWALPSGYMEINLTPEENALQELEEETGIKGKIMHSIGWFYGKSPIYERILSIGFRIKAIGGKLQAGDDAEEAKFFPVNNLPIIAFDAHRDFIAKETGTQPAVAK